A portion of the Sulfuricurvum kujiense DSM 16994 genome contains these proteins:
- a CDS encoding RelA/SpoT family protein gives MNTIDIEKVAGINDVEGAIEHLYKQIPLSAATQTALNFSQQAHQNQFRKSGEPYVVHPILVASIVATITGDEAMVIAALLHDVVEDTHTTIEEIAREYGDDVAHLVEGLTKIDTIRDAQLIPSNSDEKLVVSALSFRKMLIASIEDVRVLVVKLCDRLHNMLTLGALAPAKQHRIAEETLVVYAPIASRLGISFLKNLLEDLSFQYLFTEEKQAIDMYMEENFRSINARLSDFCEKLTKMMLENGFNEEDFEILSRVKHHYSIYLKMQRKGISIDEILDLLAVRILVKKPIDCYRVLGLVHLNFQPLSSRFKDYISIPKENGYQTLHTSVFDSTAIFEVQIRTYEMHKTAELGVAAHWKYKSGGNNPISLDWLHNLQYQNESVEAFYELIKNDLFSEDISVFSPKGKPFTLPRGAVALDFAYAVHTEIGDSAEGCLINKEKASLLSELHNGDIVKITTGPKKINRCSWIDAVKTSRAKASMRANCNQRIKAIDTETGISILSTIFNFDPARVDQLFAQTHLEEQRHRIPSELDLLKETVNRFTLELGESKRFSVFLSRNRFRLKPYVFASLEIYANNSVGDAVFDYCCHPKTGDEIVAFLQNGKAHVHHKMCKNAAGLIDRREPMVFVRWRAQHYFRYHLIISMQSAQGSLADLLTYMAKMGADINSIELGKEKSEHTQYCEMEFQTLEADINRLRSKLEKKGKIIQFFRTDDAYRSQG, from the coding sequence TTGAATACCATCGATATAGAAAAAGTAGCCGGAATCAATGATGTTGAGGGTGCCATAGAGCACCTTTACAAACAGATTCCCCTTTCTGCCGCCACACAAACTGCCCTCAATTTTTCTCAGCAAGCACATCAAAACCAATTTCGAAAAAGCGGCGAACCGTATGTCGTTCATCCTATTTTAGTCGCATCGATTGTTGCAACTATTACCGGTGATGAGGCAATGGTCATCGCCGCGCTTCTTCACGATGTAGTAGAAGATACCCACACGACAATAGAAGAGATTGCCCGTGAGTACGGGGATGACGTTGCCCATTTAGTTGAGGGGCTGACGAAGATTGATACGATCCGCGATGCGCAGCTGATCCCTTCGAATTCGGATGAAAAACTGGTCGTTTCGGCACTTTCGTTTCGAAAAATGCTGATCGCTTCGATCGAAGATGTGCGGGTATTGGTCGTCAAACTGTGCGACCGTCTCCATAACATGCTCACTCTCGGGGCATTGGCTCCCGCAAAACAGCACCGTATCGCTGAAGAGACGCTCGTCGTATATGCCCCGATTGCTAGCCGTTTGGGGATCTCGTTTTTGAAAAATCTTTTGGAAGATTTGAGTTTTCAATACCTCTTTACCGAAGAGAAGCAAGCCATCGATATGTATATGGAAGAGAACTTTCGCTCCATCAATGCACGGCTGAGCGATTTTTGCGAGAAATTGACCAAAATGATGCTTGAAAACGGGTTTAATGAGGAAGATTTCGAAATTCTCAGCCGTGTTAAGCACCACTACTCCATTTATCTCAAAATGCAGCGCAAAGGGATCAGTATCGATGAGATTCTGGATCTCTTGGCGGTACGCATACTGGTCAAAAAACCGATTGACTGCTATCGTGTTTTAGGGCTGGTACATCTGAATTTTCAGCCCCTTTCATCCCGGTTTAAAGACTATATCTCGATTCCCAAAGAGAACGGATATCAGACCCTTCACACGTCGGTTTTTGATTCAACGGCTATTTTTGAAGTACAGATCCGTACCTATGAGATGCACAAAACAGCCGAACTCGGTGTCGCGGCACACTGGAAATACAAAAGCGGCGGCAACAATCCGATCAGCCTCGATTGGCTCCATAATCTTCAGTATCAAAACGAATCGGTCGAGGCGTTTTACGAATTGATCAAAAATGATCTTTTCAGCGAAGATATCAGCGTCTTTTCTCCGAAAGGAAAACCCTTCACCCTTCCTCGAGGAGCGGTGGCTCTTGATTTTGCCTACGCGGTCCATACCGAAATCGGCGACAGTGCCGAAGGGTGTCTGATAAACAAAGAAAAAGCGTCGCTTCTAAGCGAACTGCACAACGGCGATATCGTTAAAATTACGACGGGACCGAAAAAAATCAACCGATGCAGCTGGATCGATGCAGTAAAAACCTCCCGCGCTAAAGCAAGTATGCGGGCAAACTGCAATCAACGGATCAAAGCGATCGATACCGAAACAGGTATCAGCATTTTGAGCACAATTTTTAATTTCGATCCGGCCCGTGTCGATCAATTATTCGCTCAGACCCATCTTGAAGAACAGCGTCACCGTATTCCGAGCGAACTTGATCTGCTCAAAGAGACGGTTAACCGGTTTACTCTGGAGCTGGGAGAAAGTAAACGTTTCAGCGTGTTTCTTTCCCGAAACCGTTTTCGGCTCAAACCGTATGTATTCGCATCGCTGGAAATTTATGCCAACAACAGTGTCGGCGACGCCGTATTTGATTACTGCTGCCATCCTAAAACCGGGGATGAAATCGTAGCCTTTTTACAAAACGGGAAAGCCCACGTTCACCATAAAATGTGTAAAAACGCCGCAGGACTGATTGACCGCAGAGAGCCGATGGTATTTGTCCGCTGGAGAGCGCAGCACTATTTTAGATACCATCTCATTATCAGTATGCAAAGTGCGCAGGGCTCACTCGCCGATCTGCTCACCTATATGGCAAAAATGGGTGCCGACATTAACAGTATCGAACTCGGTAAAGAGAAAAGCGAACATACACAGTATTGTGAAATGGAATTTCAAACTCTTGAAGCCGATATCAATCGTCTTCGCTCCAAACTGGAGAAAAAAGGGAAAATCATACAATTTTTTCGGACGGATGATGCGTACCGAAGCCAAGGATAA
- a CDS encoding DUF502 domain-containing protein produces MSTKIRFLLRYIFVGALSLFPLILVIVVVNYLKNLGISAYLSLHDYTDSFELTLALMIGVIGVFAVLGFSIEKYGRSIFVSMIDSTFEKIPAIRSVYSVSKKLAAMLSGGEDGTKKEVVLVEYPKEGLWVPAYLLNRHENICVLFIPTSPNPTSGYTVLVDEALIKKTTLSLQEASSFIISMGADFSQKEDVSALIQTHRTSAQEL; encoded by the coding sequence ATGAGTACGAAAATCAGGTTTTTGCTTCGCTATATTTTTGTCGGGGCACTTTCGCTGTTTCCTTTGATCTTGGTGATCGTTGTCGTCAATTATCTGAAAAATCTGGGAATCAGCGCCTATCTTTCTTTGCACGATTATACCGATTCATTTGAATTGACATTGGCGTTGATGATCGGTGTTATCGGTGTTTTTGCCGTGCTCGGGTTTTCGATCGAGAAGTACGGACGCTCTATCTTCGTCTCGATGATCGATAGTACGTTCGAGAAAATCCCCGCTATCCGCTCGGTCTATTCGGTTTCGAAAAAACTGGCCGCCATGCTCTCCGGCGGTGAAGACGGGACAAAGAAAGAGGTGGTATTGGTCGAGTATCCCAAAGAGGGATTATGGGTTCCGGCATATCTGCTGAACCGCCATGAAAATATCTGTGTCCTTTTCATCCCGACCTCCCCGAATCCTACCAGCGGATATACGGTTCTCGTCGATGAAGCGTTGATCAAAAAAACGACACTTTCCCTTCAGGAAGCCTCATCGTTCATCATCAGTATGGGTGCCGATTTCTCCCAAAAAGAAGATGTGTCAGCCCTTATTCAAACTCATCGAACTTCGGCTCAGGAGCTTTAA
- the tyrS gene encoding tyrosine--tRNA ligase, whose protein sequence is MIQNALREIKRGTAEIIDEARIETLLKNYFEKGENYTVKAGFDPTAPDLHLGHTVLLQKLSVFQKFGAHIQFLIGDFTAQIGDPTGKSETRKKLLPAQVLENAQSYKDQVFKILDPEKTTVVFNSEWINPLGAAGMLELTTTYNVARMLERDDFDKRYKGGISISISEFLYPLLQGYDSVHLKSDIEIGGTDQKFNLLMGRHLQRVYEIGKEQAVLMMPILEGLDGVQKMSKSLGNYIGVVEAPNDMYGKVLSISDTLMWRYYELLSAKSLDEIDVLKTGVENGTLHPKKVKEALAIEITARFHSAEAAEGAHAEFERVHAQSEIPSEMDEFSLEGPIWIAKALVDCSLSPSTSQARREIKQGSVKIDQNKLSDEQYQLEAGEYILQVGKRKFARLKVTQ, encoded by the coding sequence ATGATACAAAATGCATTACGTGAAATTAAACGGGGAACCGCCGAAATTATCGATGAAGCACGCATTGAAACGCTGCTCAAAAACTATTTTGAAAAAGGGGAAAACTATACGGTTAAAGCCGGATTTGACCCGACCGCTCCCGATCTGCATTTGGGACACACCGTATTGCTTCAAAAACTCTCGGTTTTCCAAAAATTTGGAGCGCATATTCAGTTTTTGATCGGTGACTTTACCGCACAGATCGGTGATCCGACCGGCAAAAGCGAAACCCGTAAAAAATTGCTTCCCGCTCAGGTGCTGGAGAATGCCCAAAGTTATAAAGATCAGGTTTTCAAGATCCTCGATCCGGAAAAAACAACCGTCGTTTTTAACTCCGAGTGGATCAATCCTCTCGGTGCCGCAGGGATGCTTGAGCTGACCACGACGTATAACGTAGCCCGGATGTTGGAACGTGACGATTTCGACAAACGCTATAAAGGGGGAATCTCGATCTCCATCAGCGAATTTTTGTACCCGCTTCTTCAAGGGTACGACAGCGTCCATCTCAAAAGCGATATCGAGATCGGCGGAACTGACCAGAAGTTTAATCTTTTGATGGGACGCCATTTGCAGCGGGTCTACGAGATCGGCAAAGAGCAGGCGGTACTGATGATGCCGATCCTCGAAGGTCTTGACGGCGTACAGAAAATGTCCAAATCGCTCGGTAACTACATCGGTGTCGTAGAAGCACCAAACGATATGTACGGGAAAGTCCTCAGTATCAGCGATACGTTGATGTGGCGTTATTATGAACTTCTTAGTGCCAAATCTCTCGATGAGATCGATGTATTGAAAACAGGTGTCGAAAACGGAACACTCCATCCGAAGAAGGTAAAAGAGGCTTTAGCTATCGAGATTACGGCACGCTTTCACTCCGCCGAAGCGGCAGAAGGGGCACATGCTGAATTTGAGAGAGTTCATGCTCAGAGTGAAATTCCGAGCGAAATGGACGAGTTTAGCTTAGAAGGTCCGATATGGATTGCCAAAGCATTGGTAGACTGTTCTCTAAGTCCGTCAACTTCTCAAGCCCGTCGCGAGATTAAGCAAGGCTCTGTTAAAATCGATCAAAATAAACTAAGCGATGAACAATATCAGCTTGAAGCGGGTGAATACATCCTTCAAGTGGGAAAACGAAAATTTGCGCGATTAAAGGTAACCCAATGA
- the pyrH gene encoding UMP kinase → MGYKRVLVKFSGEALAGENGHGIDTKILKFIAGEIKTLVDAGIEVGIVIGGGNIIRGVTAAADGIIRRTSGDYMGMLATVINAIAMQEACEHEGMLVRVQSAIKMEQIAEAFIVRRATRHLERGRVVIFAAGTGNPFFTTDTAATLRAIEIGAEVIIKATKVDGVYDKDPKKFADAIKLPSLGYEQALQDHIKVMDDTSIALAKENKLPIIVCDMFTPGNLLEIIQGNFDRCSIVK, encoded by the coding sequence ATGGGCTATAAGCGTGTTTTGGTAAAATTCTCCGGTGAGGCTTTGGCTGGTGAAAACGGTCACGGCATCGATACGAAAATCCTAAAATTTATTGCCGGTGAGATTAAAACACTCGTTGATGCAGGGATTGAGGTAGGGATCGTTATCGGCGGCGGAAACATTATCCGCGGCGTAACTGCGGCGGCTGACGGAATTATCCGACGTACGTCGGGTGATTACATGGGGATGCTGGCGACAGTGATTAATGCGATCGCAATGCAAGAAGCTTGTGAACATGAGGGGATGCTGGTTCGCGTACAAAGTGCGATTAAAATGGAACAAATCGCCGAAGCGTTTATCGTTCGACGTGCTACCCGTCATTTGGAACGGGGCCGTGTGGTCATTTTTGCCGCAGGGACCGGAAATCCGTTTTTTACCACCGATACCGCAGCAACGCTTCGTGCGATCGAAATTGGTGCGGAAGTTATTATCAAAGCGACCAAAGTTGACGGCGTTTATGATAAAGACCCGAAAAAATTCGCTGATGCAATCAAACTTCCAAGCCTCGGATACGAGCAAGCGCTGCAAGATCATATCAAAGTAATGGACGACACCTCTATCGCTTTGGCTAAAGAGAACAAACTGCCGATTATCGTGTGTGATATGTTCACGCCGGGAAATCTTCTGGAAATCATTCAGGGTAACTTTGACCGTTGCTCTATTGTTAAGTAA
- a CDS encoding trypsin-like peptidase domain-containing protein: protein MNTATQKMVEQTIESIVQITNPYGSGSGFVINNLIITNSHVVSGLKEVLISTKTLSKTLASVIYDDPAFDLAFIRSPIPIECKNPLLLSEIPVQDGDGVIAIGHPYGLNYSTTEGIVSKASRLQGEVEYIQFDAAINPGNSGGPLLNESAEVIGVNTFIIQNSNNLGFALPAYTLKEALEQFHALKTEDVIRCGSCKNLIVEATIQNDYCPKCGSKLEVAKRRREGYKPSGIVALIEKILGTLKVNVTLARRSQRSWRFEMGSARIDINYYDNGIIIADSALCRIPQENIEALYDYLLGENSVLEKLQFSINENTVYLSYIIVDSSLSEAHGTMALHKLFESAPHYQQLLKERFKAPEPKFDEFE, encoded by the coding sequence GTGAATACAGCTACCCAAAAAATGGTCGAACAAACGATTGAAAGTATCGTCCAAATTACCAACCCCTACGGCAGCGGAAGCGGTTTTGTGATCAATAATCTTATCATCACCAATTCGCACGTCGTGAGCGGACTCAAAGAGGTACTTATCAGTACCAAAACCCTCTCCAAAACACTCGCTTCGGTCATTTATGACGATCCCGCCTTTGATTTGGCGTTTATCCGTTCCCCCATCCCGATCGAGTGCAAAAATCCGCTGCTTCTCTCCGAAATCCCGGTCCAGGACGGAGACGGAGTTATCGCTATCGGCCATCCCTACGGTCTGAATTATTCCACGACGGAGGGGATAGTTTCCAAAGCTTCACGATTGCAGGGGGAAGTCGAATACATCCAGTTTGATGCCGCCATCAATCCCGGAAACAGCGGAGGGCCGCTTTTAAACGAATCGGCGGAGGTGATCGGGGTCAATACCTTTATCATCCAAAACTCCAATAACCTCGGATTCGCCCTCCCCGCCTACACTCTAAAAGAGGCACTTGAACAGTTCCATGCACTTAAAACCGAAGATGTCATCCGATGCGGATCATGCAAAAATCTGATTGTGGAAGCTACGATCCAAAACGATTACTGTCCTAAATGCGGCTCCAAACTCGAAGTCGCCAAACGCAGACGCGAAGGGTATAAACCCTCCGGTATCGTAGCGCTGATCGAGAAGATTTTGGGAACACTGAAAGTGAATGTCACCCTAGCACGCCGAAGTCAGCGAAGCTGGCGCTTTGAGATGGGAAGCGCCCGTATCGATATCAACTACTACGACAACGGTATTATAATTGCCGATTCGGCACTCTGCCGCATACCGCAGGAAAATATCGAAGCGTTGTATGATTATCTTTTGGGGGAAAACAGCGTGTTGGAGAAATTGCAGTTTTCGATTAACGAAAACACCGTCTATCTCTCCTATATTATCGTCGACTCATCGCTCAGCGAAGCGCACGGAACCATGGCATTGCACAAACTCTTCGAGAGCGCTCCGCACTATCAACAGCTCCTCAAAGAGCGGTTTAAAGCTCCTGAGCCGAAGTTCGATGAGTTTGAATAA
- the galU gene encoding UTP--glucose-1-phosphate uridylyltransferase GalU, with translation MIKKCLFPAAGYGTRFLPATKAMPKEMLPVLTKPLIQYGVEEAVEAGMHTMAIVTGRGKRALEDHFDVSYELEHQIKGSDKEHYLTEIRSLIDQCTFSYTRQNEMKGLGHAILTGETLIGNEPFAVILADDLCDGNSDGGVLSQMVELFNKYKCSIVAIEEIDPSHTNRYGIIEGKEIEDGVYMISNMVEKPDPANAPSNLAIIGRYILTPDIFGIIENTPAGKGGEIQITDALMTQAQKGMVLAYKFKGKRFDCGSVEGFVEATNYFYEKSTEQ, from the coding sequence ATGATCAAAAAGTGTCTTTTCCCTGCTGCCGGGTACGGTACCCGCTTTTTACCGGCAACCAAAGCGATGCCTAAAGAGATGCTCCCGGTCCTCACCAAGCCTTTAATCCAATACGGCGTTGAAGAGGCTGTAGAAGCGGGAATGCACACGATGGCCATCGTTACGGGACGGGGGAAAAGAGCATTGGAAGATCATTTTGATGTCAGTTACGAACTTGAACATCAGATCAAAGGTTCCGACAAAGAGCATTATCTCACCGAAATCCGTTCCCTTATCGATCAATGTACGTTTTCGTACACGCGCCAAAACGAAATGAAAGGGCTTGGTCATGCGATATTGACCGGAGAGACATTAATCGGAAATGAACCTTTTGCCGTTATTTTGGCCGATGATTTGTGCGACGGAAACAGTGACGGAGGGGTTCTTTCCCAAATGGTCGAACTATTTAACAAATACAAATGCTCGATCGTCGCCATAGAAGAGATTGATCCGAGCCATACAAACCGCTACGGCATTATCGAAGGAAAAGAGATCGAAGACGGTGTCTACATGATTTCAAATATGGTTGAGAAGCCTGATCCGGCCAATGCACCGAGTAATCTCGCCATCATCGGGCGCTATATCCTCACACCCGATATTTTCGGGATTATCGAAAATACCCCTGCCGGTAAAGGGGGAGAGATACAAATTACCGATGCGCTGATGACACAGGCTCAAAAAGGGATGGTCTTAGCTTATAAGTTCAAAGGAAAACGATTTGACTGCGGAAGCGTCGAAGGGTTCGTCGAAGCCACCAACTATTTCTACGAAAAAAGCACCGAACAATAA
- a CDS encoding nitronate monooxygenase — protein sequence MSLKPIQIGKHTIKIPIVQGGMGVGISWDKLAGNVSLEGGLGVISSVGTGYYENKIYADKLIANRPLDAENFYSKKGLDAIVKNARKICGDAPLACNILYAINDYGRVVTDACEAGIDIIITGAGLPTNMPEFTADYPDVALVPIVSSPKALSIICKRWQKRYNRLPDAVVLEGPLSGGHQGFTYEQCTMEEFQLENLVRPVVEEAALWGNIPVIAAGGIWDKNDIDAMMALGASGVQMGTRFIGTHECDAHENFKQVLIDAKEEDITLMKSPVGYPARGVRTKLRDLIDTRTGPSIKCISNCVAPCNRGVEAKEVGFCIADRLSDAYLGDKELGLFFSGSNGYRIDKIISVKELMEKLTQGE from the coding sequence ATGAGCTTAAAACCAATTCAAATCGGCAAGCACACCATTAAAATTCCTATCGTTCAAGGGGGAATGGGGGTCGGAATCAGCTGGGATAAACTGGCGGGAAATGTCTCCTTGGAAGGTGGACTTGGTGTCATCAGTTCCGTCGGGACAGGGTATTACGAAAATAAAATTTATGCGGATAAACTCATTGCCAACCGCCCGTTGGATGCCGAAAACTTTTACTCGAAAAAAGGGCTGGATGCGATTGTCAAGAATGCCCGAAAAATTTGCGGTGATGCTCCGCTTGCATGTAATATTTTGTACGCAATCAACGATTACGGACGTGTCGTAACCGACGCGTGCGAAGCGGGAATTGATATTATCATCACAGGAGCGGGGCTTCCGACCAATATGCCCGAATTTACCGCCGATTATCCCGATGTCGCACTGGTACCGATCGTATCATCGCCGAAAGCACTTTCGATTATCTGTAAACGGTGGCAGAAACGGTACAACCGTCTTCCCGATGCGGTCGTATTAGAAGGGCCTCTTAGCGGAGGTCATCAGGGCTTTACGTATGAGCAGTGTACTATGGAAGAGTTTCAGCTTGAAAATCTCGTCCGTCCGGTTGTGGAAGAAGCGGCGTTATGGGGAAATATCCCCGTTATTGCGGCAGGGGGAATCTGGGATAAAAACGATATCGATGCGATGATGGCATTGGGTGCAAGCGGTGTACAAATGGGGACACGATTTATCGGAACCCATGAATGCGACGCGCATGAAAATTTCAAACAGGTTCTTATTGATGCCAAAGAAGAAGATATCACATTGATGAAATCTCCGGTCGGATATCCGGCACGCGGAGTCCGAACCAAACTACGCGATTTGATCGATACCCGAACGGGTCCTTCGATCAAATGTATCTCAAACTGTGTCGCTCCGTGTAACCGCGGCGTGGAAGCCAAAGAGGTCGGCTTTTGTATCGCCGACCGTCTCAGCGATGCCTATCTTGGGGATAAAGAACTTGGTTTATTCTTTTCAGGAAGCAACGGATACCGTATCGATAAAATTATCTCCGTCAAAGAGTTGATGGAAAAATTAACGCAAGGGGAGTAG
- a CDS encoding DNA-directed RNA polymerase subunit omega, which yields MRLEQLTAKALETANIDRYQLAIAVAKRSEELLNGATTKLNVDVKKAKTADIALMEIAEGHITVKGFVNRD from the coding sequence ATGAGACTTGAACAACTCACCGCAAAAGCACTTGAAACTGCCAATATCGATCGCTATCAATTGGCTATCGCTGTCGCAAAACGCTCTGAAGAGCTTCTAAACGGAGCAACAACGAAACTGAACGTTGATGTAAAAAAAGCTAAAACGGCTGATATCGCTTTGATGGAGATTGCCGAAGGGCATATCACGGTCAAAGGGTTTGTAAACCGAGACTAA
- a CDS encoding N-acetylmuramoyl-L-alanine amidase family protein, with translation MLIRILFTSILLFSTLMGANLSERLDSAKKALDSSDEIEQFRGYNEYKTLYLRAMLDKNKTLAADALEGIVLGGEKLGIDVKKYQADLAKSKGIAKKTESAAKTALTSSDAAVPSVIYDKTFKPALVANKLNIPDKFNTPDPEKMVKTEPVKRFDEISLSMRHRLMNAQWKEKGLELLFDTPIQPSEIRMSKIIEADKKRFRYIIDIDSSTLSKSQTLEHQNINRIQIAQYNAKTLRLVFEHDRAIAIKTTPKDSSLYIDLSLEPPKTTAPLPSAPTIQEPPLVAALPPLITVTPRDRSKKIIVIDPGHGGKDSGAVGNGYMEKDIVLQIGTQLADKLRSQGYTVYMTRSNDTFIELKDRTKYANDKEADLFISVHANSIPKTSDPLGAQGLETYFLSPTRSERSMRIAALENSEDMGEMGQYGKLSFLSFLNKEKIIASNKLGIDLQKGMLGNLRKQFPNVHDNGVREAPFWVLVGAQMPAVLLEVGYISHPEESARIADEKYQRWMVDGLVDGVSHYFINNL, from the coding sequence GTGCTGATTCGTATCCTCTTTACCTCTATTTTGCTTTTCTCTACCCTTATGGGCGCAAATTTGTCTGAACGTTTGGATTCAGCCAAAAAAGCATTGGATAGCAGTGACGAAATCGAACAGTTCCGCGGCTATAACGAGTATAAAACACTCTATCTGCGGGCTATGCTGGATAAAAATAAAACTTTGGCCGCAGATGCTCTGGAAGGGATCGTTCTCGGAGGTGAAAAACTTGGGATCGATGTCAAAAAATATCAAGCCGATTTAGCAAAATCCAAAGGGATCGCCAAAAAAACAGAATCGGCGGCAAAAACGGCTTTAACTTCTTCCGATGCGGCCGTGCCATCAGTTATCTATGACAAGACATTTAAACCGGCATTGGTCGCCAACAAACTAAATATTCCCGATAAATTTAATACCCCCGACCCCGAAAAAATGGTTAAAACGGAACCGGTAAAGCGTTTTGATGAAATATCGCTGAGTATGCGCCATCGGCTTATGAATGCTCAGTGGAAAGAGAAAGGGCTGGAACTTCTTTTTGATACACCGATTCAGCCCTCTGAAATTCGAATGTCAAAAATTATCGAAGCCGATAAAAAGCGGTTTCGCTACATTATCGATATCGATTCCTCAACCCTCTCTAAAAGCCAGACGTTAGAGCATCAAAACATTAACCGTATCCAAATTGCTCAATACAATGCCAAAACACTCCGCCTCGTCTTTGAACACGATCGTGCTATTGCGATCAAAACGACACCGAAAGATTCTTCCCTCTATATCGATCTCTCATTGGAACCGCCGAAAACGACCGCTCCGCTGCCATCGGCGCCGACTATACAAGAACCTCCGCTGGTTGCGGCGCTTCCTCCTTTGATTACCGTAACTCCGCGAGACCGAAGCAAAAAAATTATTGTTATCGATCCGGGACACGGAGGGAAAGACAGCGGTGCGGTCGGCAACGGCTATATGGAGAAAGACATCGTATTGCAGATCGGGACTCAGCTTGCCGATAAACTTCGTTCACAAGGCTATACCGTCTATATGACACGAAGCAACGATACGTTTATCGAGTTAAAAGACCGCACCAAATATGCCAACGACAAAGAGGCGGATCTTTTTATCTCAGTTCACGCTAATTCTATCCCGAAAACTTCCGACCCGTTAGGAGCACAGGGATTAGAGACCTATTTTCTCTCTCCGACACGGAGTGAGCGCTCTATGCGCATTGCCGCATTGGAGAATTCCGAAGATATGGGTGAGATGGGACAATACGGTAAACTCAGCTTTTTGAGCTTTTTGAATAAAGAGAAGATCATCGCTTCCAATAAACTGGGGATCGACTTGCAAAAAGGGATGTTGGGGAATTTGCGTAAACAGTTTCCGAATGTTCATGATAACGGTGTTCGCGAAGCTCCGTTCTGGGTTCTTGTCGGGGCTCAAATGCCGGCGGTTTTATTAGAAGTGGGATATATCAGTCATCCGGAAGAATCGGCTCGTATCGCCGATGAGAAATATCAACGCTGGATGGTTGATGGCTTAGTTGACGGGGTCAGCCACTATTTTATCAATAATCTATAA